A stretch of DNA from Paenibacillus sp. FSL W8-0186:
ATATTTTGCGTATTGTCGATGAGGAGAGCGGCAAGGCGATCGCCGATTACATCTGCTTCCCTCATGAGCAGCAGGCTAGATCCGGAGGTAAGCTTCGTTTGTTTGATCCAGTTCATCCCTATTTGAAAAAATCCGTTAAAAATTACAAGGCCATTTCGATGCAGCAGCAAATTTTTGTAGACGGGGAGCTTGTCTATGAACTGCCTACCCTTGATACGATCCGAGCCTATCATAAAGAGCAGCTGCAAATGTTCTGGCCAGAATATTTGCGGAAGCTTAATCCGGAGAAGTATCGCGTCAACCTGAGCCAGGAGGCGTGGGAGCTTAAACAGAAGCTAATCGAGGAATATATGGGCCAGCATGAAGATTGAAGCAATCCAAAATAGTTCAAGGCTGTTTTCTAAGCATACGCTTAGGAAGCAGCCTTTTTCATTGGTTATTATTTCTCGGGAAAGCGCAAAAACCGCTATTTTTAGCGTCGTTGCTTGCTTCATTCGACACCTGCCTCAAAATTGTCCATATGACATTTGTTACATCCATCACACTCCATATATGGTAAATTGAAAAATTAATCGAGGTATTTTTGACTCGAAGCATTTGCGATGATGTTGAAGGGGCATTTTGTATAGTTTGATTCTGTAATGATTACCGTGTAGATGAACTCGCATAAGCGAAAGAAGGGAGTCCGGACGCATGCAATTACCAAAATTGAATGAGTTAGGTTTTTTCGAAATTCGGCTGGAATCGATAGGGGGCCTTGGCGCGAACCTAGCCGGCAAAATGCTGGCTGAAGCTGGGGTCGAGGGTGCCGGGCTGAATGGTGTCAGCTTCTCTTCGTACGGATCAGAGAAGAAAGGATCACCGGTTAAAGCGCATATCCGTTTCTGTAATCTAGATACGCCGATCCGGGATACATCGCCCGTAGAGCGGCCGCATATCGTAGGCATTTTTCAGGAAGCGCTTGCGAAGACCGTCAATGTGATCAGCGGCATTTATGAGGACAGCACCGTTCTTGTGAACTCCCGCAAAACTCCGGCAGAGCTGAAGGAGCAGCTGAAGCTGCTCGGAGGAACGATTGCCGTCGTTGATGCTACGGGCATTGCCTTGGAGGAGAAGAATCGGGTTAATATGGCCATGCTCGGCGCGATGTTTCGGTTATGTCCATTTTTGGATCCGCAAACGATGAAGGAGGTCATTCGGAAATCCCTGGAGAGCAAATATCCTCAAATGGTTGCCCCTGCCATAGCAACCTTTGAACGTGGATATCAGGAGGTGACGGTTGAGACCTTTGCGCTGCCGGAGGGAATGAGCA
This window harbors:
- a CDS encoding 2-oxoacid:acceptor oxidoreductase family protein, producing the protein MQLPKLNELGFFEIRLESIGGLGANLAGKMLAEAGVEGAGLNGVSFSSYGSEKKGSPVKAHIRFCNLDTPIRDTSPVERPHIVGIFQEALAKTVNVISGIYEDSTVLVNSRKTPAELKEQLKLLGGTIAVVDATGIALEEKNRVNMAMLGAMFRLCPFLDPQTMKEVIRKSLESKYPQMVAPAIATFERGYQEVTVETFALPEGMSMPAFTRADTPVLGYETQPIGGLVINPGNSILKDLSISRSGMMPHFNLDACIHCAQCDTVCPDNCFVWEEQPDKKGRLQMFLQGIDYQYCKGCLKCVHACPTDALSGEREEDGVAAANRVPHRFDFAMQ